From Fretibacterium sp. OH1220_COT-178, the proteins below share one genomic window:
- a CDS encoding radical SAM protein: protein MNHDQAVALLSLPLGSREVAALMQAADALSRTQFGEKAENHFHIGVNVAPCPLNCQFCSLTKKAGIFREAVEFSDTQVLEWARYGETFGADALNIMTTGDFSFERLLEIGRLLKRSVSVPLVANTRDISHAEGEALLEAGFVGAYHAVRLGEGRVTPLDPKRRIQTIRVLKDVGLKWLNCIEPVGPEHSAEEIADLMLLAREHGATFSGVMRRVNFPGSPMEPYGMISEREMARMVAVSRLVMGTIPKAHCTHEPNAISLAAGANLFFPEVGSSPRDGEADTGKGRGSSGERCKAMQREMGWNPDLPSNCFSRQPSSTRL, encoded by the coding sequence TTGAATCACGATCAGGCGGTCGCGCTCCTCTCCCTTCCTCTCGGATCGCGGGAGGTCGCCGCCCTCATGCAGGCGGCCGATGCGCTCTCGCGGACACAGTTCGGGGAGAAGGCGGAGAACCACTTCCATATCGGAGTGAACGTGGCGCCCTGTCCCCTGAACTGCCAGTTCTGCTCCCTGACGAAGAAGGCCGGGATATTCAGGGAGGCCGTGGAGTTCTCCGACACGCAGGTCCTGGAGTGGGCCCGTTATGGAGAGACGTTTGGGGCCGATGCGCTGAACATCATGACCACGGGGGACTTCTCCTTCGAGCGCCTTCTGGAGATCGGCCGTCTTCTGAAGAGGAGCGTGTCCGTTCCCCTGGTCGCGAACACCCGGGATATCAGCCACGCCGAGGGAGAGGCCCTGCTGGAGGCCGGGTTCGTCGGTGCCTATCACGCCGTCCGGCTCGGCGAGGGGCGCGTGACGCCCCTGGACCCCAAGCGCCGCATCCAGACCATCCGGGTCCTGAAGGACGTGGGGCTGAAGTGGCTGAACTGCATCGAGCCCGTCGGTCCGGAGCACTCCGCGGAGGAGATCGCGGACCTGATGCTCCTGGCCCGGGAGCATGGGGCGACCTTCAGCGGCGTGATGCGGCGCGTCAACTTTCCGGGGTCCCCGATGGAACCCTACGGAATGATCAGCGAACGCGAGATGGCCCGTATGGTGGCGGTCTCCCGTCTGGTGATGGGGACGATTCCGAAGGCGCACTGCACCCACGAGCCCAACGCGATCTCCCTCGCGGCAGGCGCCAACCTCTTTTTCCCGGAGGTGGGGTCGAGCCCCAGGGACGGGGAGGCGGACACGGGCAAGGGGCGGGGTAGCTCCGGCGAACGCTGTAAGGCCATGCAGCGGGAGATGGGGTGGAACCCGGATCTGCCGTCGAACTGTTTTAGCAGGCAGCCATCTTCCACA